TCCCTCGACGACACGATCGGCAAATTCCTCCCCGAATACCCGAACAAAGAAGCGGCCGCCCAAGTTACGGTCCGCCATCTCCTAGCTATGACGTCCGGCATCGGTGACTTTTTCGGCGAGCGCTACGAGAAGGTGGATAAAAAGAAGATTCTGACGCTGGCCGATTATCTCCCCCTCTTCGCCGATCAGCCGCTGGCCTTCAAGCCCGGCGAGCGCAATCTGTATTCCAACGGGGGATTCGTCGTGCTGGGCCTGATCGTCGCCAAGGCCGCGGGGATGGACTATTACGATTTCATCCGGGAGCGCATCTACAAGCCGGCAGGCATGGTCGACTCCGGATCGTTCGCCAAGGACGAAACCGTCGCCGATCGAGCCCTCGGCTACACCAAGGAAGGCGGCCCGCTGCGATCCAATTACGACTCTCTGCCCGGCCGGGGCAGTTCGGCCGGCGGCGGATATTCGACCCTGCGCGACATGCTGAATTACGCGACGGCCTTGAAGGAAGGCCGCCTCGGAAACGAGCGGGGCGGCGGGATGGGGATCGCCGGCGGTGCACCCGGCCTCAACGCGGCTCTCGAATGGGACGCCCGAAGCGGCTACATCATCGTCGTCCTGGCCAACCTCGATCCCCCCGCCGCCGCGGATGTCGCCCGCCAGATACGGACCTGGCTGCCCAGGCGCTGATCGGATTCAACGCCCCTTGAAGTCGGGCTTGCGCCTGGCGATAGACACCGCTTGATCCTCGGGAACAACCGGGCCAACGTAAGCCGGCGGAGTATTCATCACCCCTATCCCCTCCCTCCTCCTTTCCATGAACAATGTCTCGAGGAAGCGAGAATCCAAGAATCGGTCGCACAGGTCTGAACTTATTTAATGTCTATCAGATACGCCGGGCAAGACGGCTGCCGATCCGGCGAAGCCAAAGGGGGGCTCCCCCTTCAAGTCCCTATCCCCTTTCCCCCTTCCACGCTCACCCCCGGATTGACCACTAGAGGCGATAGACCGAGGCGGATCACGGCTCTAACATGTAGATAGGGGCCGGGAAGGATCCCTTTCCCGGTCGGCGGAGGGTTCATGATGAACGAGCTGTCTTTCTATTGGCTCGGCAAGGCCGAGGCCAAGAGGCGATATCGGCCCCTCCTCAGCCTGCTGCCTTACATAGGCGCGATCGCCCTCGTCGACGTCGCGATTCTCTCCTTCTCGCTCGACACGCCGGTCCTCTTTATCGCCCTGCTCGGTCCCCTGATCCTATCCGCCCTTTATCTCTCTCCCCCCGTACACCTCGCTCTGTCGCTCGTCTTCGTGCTCAACGCAGCGATCCTTATCGCCCGCCTCCCCCTGTCGTCCGCGCCCTCCGCGACCGCGCTCTTCATCGCCGGCTGGCTGCCCTGCTTTTTCGCCGGACTCGCCTTACAGCGCCACCAGCGCCTCGATCTGGATTCCAGTTCCCGCCTGGTCCGGGAGCGCAACGCCCATATGCAGGCCGATCGCCTTTGGCATCGGAGCGAAGAACAATGCCGCGTCCTGGCCGAGGCCATCCCCGACATCCTCTTCACGCTCGACCTAGACGGCCGGATCGCCTTTCTCAACGATGTCGCCGCGTCCCTCGGAATCAAAATTCCTCCGGCTGAAGACGCGAGTCTCGCCGCGATCTTCCCGGCCCTCGAGTCTTCGCAGCGGAACTTGGTCGACGTCGCGCTCCGGTCCGCTATGCCTTTCCAGATCGAGTTTCCCCATCTTCTGGACAACGGATTCGCCTGGTTCGACTTGCGGCTTTTCCCCGTCATCTCGCCCCCCGGCCGGGTGGACTACGCATTCGGGGTCGTCCGGGACATCACGGCGCGGAAAGAGATCGAGCAAAAGCTTCTCCATTCCGAAAGCGCTTTCAAAAACCTGGCCGAGCACATGCGGGCGGGCGTCTATATTTTTCAAAACGGGTTTTTCCGCTATGTCAATCCCGAGTTCGGCCGCATGTTCGGGGCCTCGCCGGAGCAGATCGTCGGATCCCTCCCTCTATCGTCCTTCGTCCACCCCGATGACTACGCCCTGGTGGACACAAGCCTTGCCGCCCGCGTCTCCGGCGAGGAGGACCAACGGCGGTACGAGTTCCGCGCGCTGGCCGTGGACGGCCGTATATTTCCGGTCGAGGTCTTCAGCGCCCGGTACGAATGGAACGGTTTGCCGGCCGCCCTTGGCCTGATCATCGACGTCGGCACGCGAAAGAGTTTGGAGACCGACCTCCACGCCTCTCTCCTCGAGAAGGAGATCCTTCTCCGCGAAGTCCATCACCGGGTCAAGAACTGCCTGCAGGTCGCCTCCAGCCTCGTCGGCAGACACGCCGCATCCATTCCCGACCCGGCAGTGATCAAGGTGTTGCAGGATTGCCAGGCCCGGATTCGGGCCATGGCCATTGTTCACGACAAGCTGTCTCGGTCGAAGTACGCGACGGACATCGAATTCCGGGCCTATTGCCTGGATCTGGCCCACTCCCTCTTCCGGGCTCTGGACATCGACGAACGGCGAATCGCCCTGAACATAGAGGGCGACGAATGCCTGATTGACACGACCGCGGCCGGGCCGTGCGGCCTCCTGGTCAACGAGCTGCTCACCAACGCGCTCCTCCATGCCTTTCCGGACGGCCGCACCGGGACGATCACGATCGGCCTGCGCCGCTCTCCCGACCGCACGGTCGAGATCACGGTGGCCGACGACGGTATCGGGTTGCCCTACGGCTTCGACATCATGACGGTCGAGGCCTTGGGAATGCAGATCGTCCGCGATCTCACGGCCCAATTGGACGGCGCCCTGGACGTCGCCAACCAGCCGGGAGCGAGGTTCCGGCTGGTATTCAACGATAAAGCCTACTCCCGCAGAGTCTGAAAGCTCCGGTGCCCAACGAAAAGAACGGAGGCTAGCGCGGCACCGCCGGGGGCGTCAATCGCATCCGGAACGGCTTGTCGCGGTCGCAGACCAGCCGGCCGTCGATGACCTCCAACTCCGCCGCCTGAAGGGCGGTGTGCCGGTTCGAGAAAGGCGAAACGCCGTCGCGCTCGGGCGCCTTCTCCGTGAACGGGTGCGTGAAGTAGATGATGTAGGCCTTCTCCCCGCAGACGACGACGTCGGCATGCTTGCCGATGGTCCCGTCGCTGTTCCGAGTTCCGGACTTATCCAGGATCTTCCCCTGATAAGTCCACGTGTCGAGATTGTCGGATCGATAGACGTCCAGCCCGCTATTGGGGTCCTTGATCAGCCAATTATGGCCTTTGAAACGACGCGAAGGATTTTCATGTATAGACCTTGATCAAGTCTCCGGAATCTCGGAGAAACGCGACCAGAGCGCCTCCGGCGGGAAGTACTCGAACCCCAGCGGAACGGCCAGGCTGAGGATCTGGTCCTTCTCCTCGATGAGGAGATCAGCGTCCAGAAGCGGCTGAAGGACCGCTGGCAGGGCTTCCTCAGCCATCTCTCCCCCGGTTTCCGCGCCCAGCAGCCTCCGAAGATCGGATCGAGTCCGGATCTCTTCGCAGGCTTCGTAAGCCCGGCGCTGCAAGCCGGTTAGGACATGGACCGAGGTCGCGGCTCCGGGCCGGAAATCGCAGATGACGAGCCGGTCCGGTTCGTCGAGAGAGATGAGGGCGGAACCGGCCGCGGCTTGAGTCCATTGCCCGATGGCTTCGAGAAGCCTTGCCGTCAGAGGGGCGATGGACGGATCGGTATCGTCGTCGGCGTCGAAATAATAGGCCAGATTCCGGATCGCGCTCTCGTCCAAACCCGAATAGATGAAGCGATAGAGGGGGGAAGGCCGCAAGTTGCGCAGCCCGAAGTCGGTTGGCCGCATCTGGAAGAGGCTGTAGCGGTCGATCCGAACCCGGCTGACCCTGGCCGGGGGGGTCAGATGGGAAATCGCCTTGAGAATCCGGAGGCCTTCCAGGTATTCCTCCGGCCGCTCGCCGGGCATGCCGTAGAGATAGTACCAGAT
This genomic interval from Candidatus Aminicenantes bacterium contains the following:
- a CDS encoding serine hydrolase, with product MSRIRLIAPALFILAASIAVAAQTPPPIPATPAGRHVEAYFKAFNAGEAAMQAFFTAHADADGLKETPLDARLGRYRQMLQRLGKLELQKIIEAKPDLISAMVKCSNGPLVQMDFEFAPKEPFGLLGIKVMDLGEEEIAADPKPDDAALVATAKAHLEGLAARDEFSGAVLIAHDGKTLFESAVGLADREKKIPNRTGTKFNIGSINKSFTETAVKMLVAEGKLSLDDTIGKFLPEYPNKEAAAQVTVRHLLAMTSGIGDFFGERYEKVDKKKILTLADYLPLFADQPLAFKPGERNLYSNGGFVVLGLIVAKAAGMDYYDFIRERIYKPAGMVDSGSFAKDETVADRALGYTKEGGPLRSNYDSLPGRGSSAGGGYSTLRDMLNYATALKEGRLGNERGGGMGIAGGAPGLNAALEWDARSGYIIVVLANLDPPAAADVARQIRTWLPRR
- a CDS encoding PAS domain S-box protein, coding for MNELSFYWLGKAEAKRRYRPLLSLLPYIGAIALVDVAILSFSLDTPVLFIALLGPLILSALYLSPPVHLALSLVFVLNAAILIARLPLSSAPSATALFIAGWLPCFFAGLALQRHQRLDLDSSSRLVRERNAHMQADRLWHRSEEQCRVLAEAIPDILFTLDLDGRIAFLNDVAASLGIKIPPAEDASLAAIFPALESSQRNLVDVALRSAMPFQIEFPHLLDNGFAWFDLRLFPVISPPGRVDYAFGVVRDITARKEIEQKLLHSESAFKNLAEHMRAGVYIFQNGFFRYVNPEFGRMFGASPEQIVGSLPLSSFVHPDDYALVDTSLAARVSGEEDQRRYEFRALAVDGRIFPVEVFSARYEWNGLPAALGLIIDVGTRKSLETDLHASLLEKEILLREVHHRVKNCLQVASSLVGRHAASIPDPAVIKVLQDCQARIRAMAIVHDKLSRSKYATDIEFRAYCLDLAHSLFRALDIDERRIALNIEGDECLIDTTAAGPCGLLVNELLTNALLHAFPDGRTGTITIGLRRSPDRTVEITVADDGIGLPYGFDIMTVEALGMQIVRDLTAQLDGALDVANQPGARFRLVFNDKAYSRRV